CGAGTTGGATCTTCGTGTGCCATGAAAGCCAGATTCCGAATGCCGGCGATTACTTCGCCACCCACATGGGCCGCCAACCGGTGTTCATCGTGCGCGGCAAGGATGGCCAGGCGCGCGGGTTTGTGAACGCCTGCGCCCACCGTGGCGCCACCCTGTGCCGCACTCGCAAGGGCAACGAGCAGTTTTTCACCTGTC
The window above is part of the Immundisolibacter sp. genome. Proteins encoded here:
- a CDS encoding aromatic ring-hydroxylating dioxygenase subunit alpha, encoding MNKPVETQSFFNPDELVVDQPADGTFLVSRRLFTDAELFDLEMKHIYEASWIFVCHESQIPNAGDYFATHMGRQPVFIVRGKDGQARGFVNACAHRGATLCRTRKGNEQFFTC